Proteins from a single region of Bdellovibrio bacteriovorus HD100:
- a CDS encoding bifunctional riboflavin kinase/FAD synthetase, with protein sequence MQVYQGAKQLSAPLAASVVTIGNFDGVHLGHQQLIENVVREAQYFGVPSVVYTFHPHPVKVLHPERATYRLFDLKDQQEQFEKRGIENVIIEEFTRDFAKVTPQEFLDSYVLKQLNPKTLVVGHDFNFGADRAGNIPFLEKYCAEKGIRLIIIPPFQYEGAVVSSTRIREHLKNGEVQKANDLLARTYYLRGHVEKGFQRGRTIGVPTANVHPDVEFIPRQGVYCTLTKIGAHMHPSITNIGVNPTFHESGKGPVKIETHLFDFDAQLYGIEVEVYLLKFLRDEKKFSGIEELKNQIQNDMAEARKYFDEHPHS encoded by the coding sequence ATGCAGGTTTATCAAGGTGCCAAACAACTGAGCGCTCCTTTGGCGGCTTCTGTCGTCACTATAGGGAATTTTGACGGGGTCCATCTGGGCCACCAGCAGCTTATTGAAAATGTCGTGCGCGAGGCCCAGTATTTCGGGGTCCCGTCGGTTGTGTATACTTTCCATCCTCACCCCGTGAAGGTTCTTCATCCTGAAAGGGCCACTTATCGCCTTTTTGACCTGAAAGACCAGCAGGAGCAGTTTGAAAAACGCGGCATTGAAAACGTCATTATCGAGGAATTCACCCGGGATTTTGCCAAGGTCACCCCGCAGGAATTTTTGGACAGTTATGTGCTCAAGCAGCTCAATCCCAAGACTCTGGTGGTGGGGCATGATTTCAACTTTGGCGCCGACCGCGCCGGGAACATTCCGTTTCTGGAAAAGTACTGTGCCGAAAAAGGCATTCGTCTGATCATCATTCCGCCGTTCCAGTATGAAGGCGCGGTGGTGTCGTCCACCCGCATCCGTGAACACTTAAAAAACGGCGAAGTGCAAAAGGCCAATGACCTTCTGGCGCGCACATACTATCTGCGCGGCCACGTTGAAAAAGGTTTTCAGCGCGGACGCACGATCGGGGTTCCCACCGCCAATGTGCATCCGGATGTCGAGTTTATCCCGCGCCAGGGAGTGTACTGCACGTTGACCAAAATCGGCGCGCACATGCATCCTTCGATCACCAACATCGGTGTGAATCCGACTTTCCACGAAAGTGGCAAGGGCCCGGTGAAAATTGAAACTCATCTGTTTGACTTCGATGCCCAGCTTTATGGCATCGAGGTGGAAGTGTATCTGTTAAAGTTTCTGCGCGACGAAAAGAAGTTCTCGGGCATCGAAGAACTGAAAAACCAGATTCAAAACGACATGGCCGAAGCCAGAAAGTATTTTGATGAGCATCCTCATTCGTGA
- the pilB gene encoding type IV-A pilus assembly ATPase PilB, producing MSSLKIGEILVKQGLLKPDQLALAMEEQKKTGQKLTNSIIQLGYLKDNQILRAVEKHFAVPGVEVNTFEIDATVIAMIPKDVCEKNTLIPLQKAGNTLVVAFADPSNIIVKEDLRFITRCRIQAVVGTESAIMSGIEKYYGGSISTKSLNTMGVGDEDDFILSAGPATEVIDQDGGSEDAPIIKFVNSILADAIRKKVSDIHFEPYEKKYRVRFRIDGNLVEATAPPAGTAAAIASRIKIMSKLDIAEKRRPQDGRLKVRTKAKEMDFRVSVLPTLWGEKVVLRLLDKSNLQLDMTKLGFEEDDLKLFKATINLPQGMVLITGPTGSGKTTTIYSALAELNQPDVNISTAEDPVEFNLEGINQVQMNPDIDLNFSSALKSFLRQDPDVVMVGEIRDLETAEIAFKAASTGHLVVSTLHTNDAPGTVIRLTEMGVAPYIITSTVNLIVAQRLVGKVCESCKAPVEVPAQTLLNLGVPQAEIGDYKLMRGKGCANCNNTGIKGRLAIYELLAMTEKMKEAILKGASTGQLRFLAREQGMRTLRRSALLKLKRGVTTIEEVLNASVKDT from the coding sequence ATGTCTTCACTCAAAATCGGGGAAATTCTAGTCAAGCAAGGTTTGCTCAAGCCTGACCAATTGGCGTTGGCCATGGAAGAGCAGAAAAAAACTGGGCAGAAGCTGACGAATTCCATCATTCAACTCGGGTACTTAAAAGACAATCAGATCCTTCGCGCTGTTGAAAAACACTTCGCGGTTCCAGGGGTCGAGGTCAACACGTTTGAAATCGATGCAACTGTCATTGCAATGATTCCCAAAGATGTGTGTGAGAAAAACACATTGATCCCTTTGCAGAAAGCCGGGAACACCCTGGTTGTCGCTTTTGCTGATCCTTCTAATATTATAGTCAAAGAAGATTTGCGTTTCATCACTCGTTGCCGCATCCAAGCGGTGGTGGGGACTGAAAGTGCCATCATGTCCGGTATTGAAAAATACTATGGCGGCAGCATCAGCACCAAGTCTTTGAACACCATGGGGGTGGGTGATGAGGATGACTTTATCCTCAGTGCCGGTCCTGCAACAGAAGTCATCGATCAGGACGGTGGGTCTGAAGACGCGCCGATCATCAAGTTCGTGAACTCGATCCTGGCCGATGCGATCCGCAAAAAAGTATCGGATATTCACTTTGAACCTTACGAAAAAAAGTACCGCGTGCGTTTCCGTATCGACGGGAACTTGGTGGAAGCTACAGCACCTCCGGCAGGTACGGCGGCGGCAATTGCCTCTCGTATTAAGATCATGTCCAAACTTGATATCGCCGAAAAACGTCGTCCGCAGGATGGTCGTTTGAAAGTGCGCACCAAGGCCAAAGAGATGGACTTCCGTGTCAGCGTACTGCCGACTCTTTGGGGTGAAAAAGTTGTTTTGCGTCTTTTGGATAAATCAAACCTGCAGCTGGATATGACCAAGCTGGGTTTTGAAGAAGACGATTTGAAACTGTTCAAAGCCACCATCAATTTGCCCCAAGGCATGGTTCTGATCACGGGTCCGACGGGTTCGGGTAAAACCACCACGATTTATTCCGCCTTGGCGGAGCTGAATCAGCCGGACGTGAACATCTCCACCGCGGAAGATCCGGTGGAGTTCAACTTGGAAGGTATCAACCAGGTTCAGATGAACCCGGATATTGATTTGAATTTCTCCAGCGCCCTGAAGTCCTTCCTGCGTCAGGATCCGGATGTTGTGATGGTGGGGGAGATTCGTGACCTTGAAACCGCCGAGATCGCGTTTAAAGCGGCCTCCACAGGTCACTTGGTCGTAAGCACCCTGCATACCAACGATGCACCTGGAACGGTCATTCGTCTGACCGAGATGGGTGTGGCTCCGTACATTATCACTTCGACTGTGAATCTGATCGTGGCTCAGCGTCTGGTCGGTAAAGTCTGCGAGTCCTGCAAAGCGCCTGTGGAAGTGCCGGCGCAAACGCTGCTGAATCTGGGCGTGCCGCAAGCTGAAATCGGGGACTATAAATTGATGCGAGGAAAAGGTTGCGCCAACTGCAACAACACCGGCATCAAAGGCCGTCTGGCGATTTACGAGTTGCTGGCCATGACCGAGAAAATGAAAGAGGCCATCTTGAAGGGTGCCTCCACCGGTCAGCTTCGTTTCCTGGCCCGTGAACAGGGGATGAGAACTCTGCGCCGAAGTGCGCTGTTAAAGTTAAAACGTGGCGTAACAACTATTGAAGAAGTGCTCAACGCATCAGTGAAGGACACCTAA
- a CDS encoding sensor histidine kinase: MCWLIGCLALSNDEITSYDQRFQLRGDQKTSPQIVLITIKQSDFAMIYDARTNFLDNMSEVTDITDSFFWNKPLWSELLLRILRQNPQSVGVTLYFGDNIGTVRMTPEDQRIFLDPRIVWASTTNSLERILTPVFTNRDHNNLGSNELRRDEDGVVRRVFPQRAEMPHLVEKITGKKFPTQLAGLAINYRGSARVFKQYSLSEIIYDELPANAFTDKIILIGAETSSAPVYMTPMGTLSRTEILAHITDTVLGDKWIKRLSFVWYAAGFFVLMLMAVFVITTYPQSVALFFILWIGTLLAALSAWVFDTFYFWSPAFSPFVLLATSWIIFIGYQATKIERQNFHLQQEQEYLAQLEQLKNNFVSLISHDLKTPIAKIQAIVDRLLTQHSQDAELGQDLKSLRLFSDELNRYIQSILKVLRVESRDFKINKEVADINEIIEEALQHLRPLARERGIQIHTALEPMFSVEFDTTLLKEVVINLIENAIKYTPSGGQIEVISHESEEYVHVLVKDTGEGIKPEDMEKVWGKFTRGSDQDLRTKGTGLGLYLVKYFIELHGGKVTMESKVGLGTTVAFTLPLDAEEDEVLV; this comes from the coding sequence TTGTGCTGGCTTATTGGTTGCCTGGCTTTATCCAATGATGAAATCACGTCCTACGACCAGCGATTCCAACTGCGCGGAGACCAAAAGACCTCCCCGCAGATCGTTCTGATCACCATCAAACAATCAGATTTTGCGATGATCTATGATGCCCGGACAAACTTCCTCGACAATATGAGCGAAGTCACCGACATCACCGACAGCTTCTTCTGGAACAAACCCCTGTGGTCCGAACTGCTTTTGCGCATCCTGCGCCAGAACCCCCAGTCGGTGGGTGTGACCCTGTACTTTGGCGACAACATCGGCACCGTTCGCATGACCCCGGAAGATCAGCGCATCTTCCTGGATCCGCGCATCGTGTGGGCCTCGACCACGAATTCCCTGGAGCGCATCCTGACCCCGGTCTTTACCAACCGCGATCACAACAATCTGGGAAGCAATGAACTTCGCCGAGACGAAGACGGCGTGGTCCGTCGTGTGTTCCCGCAACGAGCCGAAATGCCTCACCTGGTGGAAAAAATCACGGGCAAAAAGTTCCCAACCCAACTGGCAGGACTGGCGATCAACTATCGTGGGTCCGCCCGGGTGTTTAAGCAGTACTCGTTAAGCGAAATCATCTATGACGAACTTCCGGCCAATGCGTTCACTGATAAAATTATTCTGATCGGTGCCGAGACCTCATCGGCTCCGGTGTACATGACCCCAATGGGGACGCTGTCACGCACCGAGATTCTGGCTCATATCACTGACACCGTTTTGGGCGACAAATGGATCAAACGCTTAAGCTTTGTGTGGTATGCCGCCGGGTTCTTTGTGCTGATGCTGATGGCGGTCTTTGTGATCACGACTTATCCACAGTCGGTGGCGCTGTTCTTTATTCTGTGGATCGGAACACTGCTGGCAGCCCTGTCCGCCTGGGTCTTTGACACGTTCTATTTCTGGTCCCCGGCGTTTTCTCCGTTCGTCCTGCTGGCCACAAGCTGGATCATCTTCATCGGTTATCAGGCCACCAAGATTGAACGCCAGAACTTCCATTTGCAGCAGGAACAGGAATATCTGGCACAGCTGGAACAGTTGAAAAACAACTTCGTCAGTCTGATTTCCCATGACCTGAAAACCCCGATTGCAAAAATCCAGGCCATCGTGGACCGTCTGTTGACCCAGCATTCCCAGGATGCGGAACTGGGTCAGGACCTGAAGTCCCTGCGCCTGTTCAGTGATGAACTGAATCGTTATATCCAGTCCATTCTGAAGGTTCTGCGCGTGGAGTCCCGCGACTTCAAAATCAACAAAGAGGTCGCAGACATCAACGAGATCATCGAAGAGGCCCTGCAGCACCTGCGCCCGCTGGCCCGCGAAAGAGGTATCCAGATTCACACGGCGCTGGAGCCGATGTTCTCTGTGGAATTTGACACCACCCTTTTGAAAGAGGTTGTGATCAATCTGATTGAAAATGCGATCAAGTACACGCCCAGCGGCGGACAGATCGAAGTGATCTCGCACGAATCTGAAGAGTACGTGCATGTCCTGGTGAAGGACACCGGGGAAGGGATCAAACCCGAAGACATGGAAAAGGTCTGGGGCAAATTCACGCGCGGTTCCGATCAGGATCTGCGCACCAAGGGAACCGGCCTTGGACTTTATCTGGTTAAATATTTTATTGAACTCCATGGCGGCAAAGTGACGATGGAAAGTAAAGTGGGCCTTGGGACCACTGTTGCCTTCACCCTGCCGCTGGATGCTGAAGAAGACGAGGTGTTAGTATGA